A genomic region of Aquisalimonas asiatica contains the following coding sequences:
- a CDS encoding GIY-YIG nuclease family protein, translating into MTQGRSIRLFLVDGAPNGLLTAEIMNWTGHVLTGPRSKLPEIIERPECARTGIYFLVGPDPDNSMRPLVYVGESDDVAARLKQHNREEGKGGKDFWEKVCLVTSKDQNLTKAHVKYLESRLMAQAKRAGRCGLVNGTAHEYGVLPEADQSDMAFFAEQIRIVLPVLGFDFLKAPAETGSAQQTPASPDSPIFEMAIPKYGINARAREIDGEFVVLEGSLARESWVSEHKGYSDLFQQLVQDGVLAPEEADKRRFTKDHSFSSPSAAAAVVSGRNANGRTSWFVEGTRTSYSDWQDEIISQQSHDSGEGSV; encoded by the coding sequence ATGACCCAGGGCCGCAGTATCCGCCTGTTCCTGGTCGATGGGGCTCCCAACGGACTGTTGACCGCCGAGATCATGAACTGGACCGGCCACGTGCTTACCGGCCCGCGGAGCAAGCTGCCCGAAATCATCGAGCGGCCGGAGTGCGCCCGCACGGGCATCTATTTCCTGGTGGGGCCGGATCCGGATAACAGCATGCGGCCCTTGGTCTATGTCGGCGAAAGCGACGATGTTGCGGCACGGCTCAAACAGCACAACCGAGAAGAGGGCAAGGGCGGCAAGGACTTCTGGGAGAAGGTCTGCCTGGTGACCAGTAAGGACCAGAACCTCACCAAGGCCCACGTGAAATATCTGGAGAGTCGTCTCATGGCGCAGGCCAAGCGTGCGGGACGCTGCGGCCTGGTTAATGGCACCGCACACGAGTATGGCGTGCTGCCAGAGGCAGACCAGTCCGACATGGCGTTCTTCGCCGAGCAGATCCGGATTGTTCTGCCGGTGCTTGGCTTCGACTTCCTCAAGGCCCCCGCTGAGACGGGTTCCGCTCAGCAGACGCCTGCATCGCCAGACTCGCCGATCTTCGAGATGGCCATTCCCAAGTACGGTATCAATGCGCGGGCCCGGGAGATCGACGGCGAGTTCGTCGTGCTCGAAGGTTCACTGGCTCGTGAAAGCTGGGTATCGGAGCATAAGGGCTACAGCGACCTGTTTCAGCAGTTGGTCCAGGATGGGGTGCTGGCGCCTGAAGAGGCGGATAAGCGCCGGTTCACCAAGGATCACAGCTTCTCGAGCCCCAGCGCCGCGGCGGCCGTGGTCTCTGGCCGAAATGCCAATGGGCGCACGAGCTGGTTCGTTGAGGGCACCAGGACGAGCTACAGCGACTGGCAGGATGAGATCATCAGCCAGCAAAGCCACGATTCCGGAGAAGGCAGCGTGTAA
- a CDS encoding type I restriction endonuclease subunit R: protein MADEREHQFQKDIIQEMTAQGWQTGKADGYDRELALYTRDLVDFFKEAYPDRWEKFTKAYPGEPERQLCMAVDRQRRKKGTLFVLRNPVRLPGHYIEACAFKPDHGMNPESEQRYQANRLRVVPEVSYSPHAGENYNPRLDLVLFVNGIPTATLELKSEFKQSVERAKRQYQHDRPLKAPTNKQVEPLLAFKTGALVHFAVSQDRVAMTTRLAGERTRFLPFDRGTREGGAGNSTPTDPNDYATGYLWNEVFAPDAWLRILQRFLHLERKEEEDFHGNITTKENLIFPRYHQWEVVNRLIETTREEGAGARYLIQHSAGSGKSNSIAWTAHQLAGLYDAHDAKLFNSVIVITDRTVLDSQLQNTIRQFERTEGMVRAITRDEKTSQSKSEQLAEALRKGTRIIVVTIQTFPALYDALEKDKALAQGRYAVIADEAHSSQTGASATKLKALLGGGEGEEDEDEVSAEDVLDAAVSSRKPPTQLSYYAFTATPKGKTLELFGRPPNPNEPKGEDNLPEPFHLYSMRQAIEEGFILDVLKNYVTYSVAWRLAHPHGDEEEVESRKASATLARWVRLHPHNINQKVEVIVEHFRANLRHLLDGQAKAMVVTASRQEAVRYMLAMRQYVQQQGYEDVHPLVAFSGEVPADGVIPEAVTETSKLLNPGLHGRKLADAFDTDDYNVMLVANKFQTGFDQPKLCAMYVDKKLKGVECVQTLSRLNRVFPGKETFILDFVNDAADVQAAFEPYYQQTELANVSDAQVVYDLFDKLNEAGIYTWSEVEEFARTFFDPKAKSARLTNACQPAKDRFKARYNDAQKQMQEAQRQALEAERKGDERGRKRAEHDLKQAGEQRDTLDTFRKDLQSFVRAYEFLSQIVFYDDRDLEQLCVFARSLHPLLRIERLDDEIDVSELELTHYRLTKQAENRLELGEAPGEYTLKPVSDVGSGKAHDPETRRLSEIIESLNEIFGSDIREDDQLHYAKGLAGRLEREESVMTQVLNNDPNQIMRGSLFSQRLQDLVLDDMNEHRDMAEKAMETRENELKLAHLVLRLLLDKHQRPGGVVARNSLL from the coding sequence ATGGCCGACGAACGCGAGCACCAGTTCCAGAAGGACATCATCCAAGAGATGACGGCCCAGGGGTGGCAGACCGGCAAAGCCGACGGCTATGACCGGGAGCTGGCGCTCTACACCCGGGATTTGGTGGATTTCTTCAAGGAGGCTTATCCGGATCGCTGGGAGAAGTTCACCAAGGCGTACCCCGGTGAGCCCGAACGCCAGCTTTGCATGGCTGTTGACCGGCAGCGGCGTAAGAAGGGCACGCTCTTCGTCCTGCGCAATCCGGTACGCCTGCCTGGCCATTACATTGAGGCCTGCGCGTTCAAGCCGGACCACGGCATGAACCCAGAGTCCGAGCAACGCTACCAAGCCAATCGGCTGCGGGTGGTGCCGGAGGTGTCTTACTCGCCCCATGCCGGGGAGAACTACAACCCGCGCCTGGATCTGGTGCTATTCGTCAACGGTATTCCCACGGCCACGCTGGAGCTCAAGAGTGAGTTCAAGCAGTCCGTGGAGCGGGCCAAGCGCCAGTATCAGCACGATCGGCCACTGAAGGCGCCGACGAACAAGCAGGTGGAGCCGCTGCTGGCGTTCAAGACCGGCGCGCTGGTGCACTTCGCCGTGAGCCAGGACCGGGTGGCCATGACCACGCGGCTGGCCGGTGAGCGCACCCGGTTTCTGCCGTTCGATAGGGGCACGCGAGAAGGCGGTGCGGGCAACTCCACGCCCACCGACCCCAATGATTACGCCACCGGTTACCTCTGGAACGAGGTCTTTGCCCCGGACGCCTGGCTGCGGATACTGCAGCGCTTTCTGCATCTGGAGCGAAAGGAGGAGGAGGACTTCCACGGCAATATCACGACGAAGGAAAACCTCATCTTCCCGCGCTATCACCAGTGGGAGGTGGTCAACCGCCTCATCGAGACGACGCGAGAGGAGGGGGCCGGTGCGCGCTACCTGATCCAGCACAGCGCCGGGTCCGGCAAGTCCAACTCCATTGCCTGGACCGCACATCAGCTCGCCGGCCTCTACGACGCGCACGACGCCAAGCTGTTCAACTCGGTGATCGTCATCACCGACCGCACCGTGCTCGACAGCCAGCTGCAGAACACCATCCGCCAGTTTGAGCGAACCGAGGGCATGGTCCGGGCGATCACCCGGGATGAGAAGACGAGTCAGAGCAAGTCCGAGCAGCTGGCCGAGGCGCTGCGCAAGGGTACGCGCATTATCGTGGTCACCATCCAGACCTTCCCGGCGCTGTACGACGCGCTTGAGAAAGATAAGGCGCTTGCTCAGGGCCGCTATGCCGTGATTGCTGATGAGGCCCATTCCTCTCAAACCGGTGCGTCAGCGACGAAGCTGAAGGCCCTTCTGGGCGGTGGCGAAGGGGAGGAAGACGAGGATGAGGTGAGCGCCGAGGATGTGCTGGATGCAGCGGTATCCTCACGCAAGCCGCCCACCCAGTTGAGCTATTACGCGTTCACCGCGACGCCGAAGGGCAAGACGCTGGAGCTCTTCGGCCGGCCACCGAACCCGAATGAGCCAAAGGGTGAGGATAATCTCCCCGAGCCGTTCCACCTTTACTCCATGCGCCAAGCCATCGAGGAAGGGTTCATTCTGGATGTGCTTAAGAACTATGTGACCTACAGCGTCGCCTGGAGGTTGGCGCACCCCCACGGCGACGAGGAGGAAGTGGAGTCGCGCAAGGCCTCGGCCACGCTTGCGCGCTGGGTTCGTCTGCACCCGCATAACATCAACCAGAAGGTGGAAGTCATCGTCGAGCACTTCCGCGCAAACCTGCGCCACCTGCTTGACGGTCAGGCCAAGGCCATGGTGGTCACCGCCAGTCGCCAGGAAGCGGTGCGCTACATGCTGGCCATGCGCCAGTATGTGCAACAACAGGGCTACGAGGACGTTCACCCGCTGGTTGCCTTCTCCGGCGAGGTACCCGCCGACGGCGTGATCCCGGAGGCGGTAACCGAGACGAGTAAGCTGCTCAACCCGGGCCTCCACGGCCGCAAGCTTGCTGACGCATTCGACACGGACGACTACAACGTGATGCTGGTGGCCAATAAGTTTCAGACGGGCTTCGACCAGCCCAAGCTCTGCGCCATGTACGTGGACAAGAAGCTGAAGGGCGTGGAGTGCGTCCAGACGTTGTCCCGCCTGAACCGCGTCTTCCCAGGCAAAGAGACCTTCATCCTCGATTTCGTCAACGACGCGGCCGATGTCCAGGCGGCCTTCGAGCCCTACTACCAGCAGACCGAACTGGCCAATGTCTCAGACGCGCAGGTGGTGTACGACCTGTTCGACAAGCTCAACGAGGCGGGCATCTACACTTGGAGCGAAGTGGAGGAGTTCGCGAGGACATTCTTCGACCCCAAGGCCAAGTCAGCGCGCCTCACAAATGCGTGCCAGCCCGCCAAGGATCGGTTCAAGGCGCGGTACAACGATGCCCAGAAACAGATGCAAGAGGCACAGCGCCAGGCGCTGGAAGCTGAGAGAAAAGGCGATGAGCGTGGCCGCAAACGTGCAGAGCACGACCTCAAACAAGCCGGTGAGCAGCGCGATACCCTCGATACCTTCCGCAAGGACCTGCAGAGCTTCGTGCGTGCCTACGAGTTCCTCTCGCAGATCGTCTTCTACGACGACCGGGATCTGGAGCAGCTTTGCGTGTTTGCCCGGAGTCTCCATCCATTGCTGCGCATCGAGCGGCTGGATGACGAAATCGACGTCTCCGAGCTGGAACTCACCCACTACCGCCTGACCAAGCAGGCCGAGAATCGCCTTGAGCTTGGCGAAGCGCCGGGGGAGTACACCTTGAAACCGGTCAGCGACGTCGGCTCGGGCAAAGCCCATGACCCGGAAACCAGGCGCCTGTCAGAAATCATCGAATCCCTGAACGAGATTTTCGGCAGCGATATCAGGGAAGACGATCAGCTTCACTATGCCAAAGGGCTTGCAGGACGCCTGGAGCGGGAAGAGTCCGTCATGACCCAGGTGCTGAATAACGACCCGAACCAGATCATGCGCGGCTCACTCTTCTCGCAGAGGTTGCAGGACCTCGTCCTGGACGACATGAACGAACACCGGGACATGGCGGAAAAGGCGATGGAGACGCGGGAGAACGAGCTGAAGCTGGCGCACCTGGTCTTGCGGCTGCTGCTGGACAAGCACCAGCGTCCGGGGGGAGTGGTAGCACGTAACTCGTTGCTGTAA